In Clostridium sp. DL-VIII, the following proteins share a genomic window:
- a CDS encoding thiol reductase thioredoxin, translating to MFEKDSYEEDVKLFKKVTSTKADELLSNEDFAVVYIGRETCPFCRKFAKKLSGLTSKINTTIYYVDSADFSDNSLNSFREKYNIVTVPGFIVSKNREIEVRCDSSIPEDEILDLLK from the coding sequence ATGTTTGAAAAAGATAGCTACGAAGAAGATGTAAAGTTATTCAAAAAAGTTACTTCTACAAAAGCAGACGAATTATTATCTAATGAAGACTTCGCTGTTGTTTATATTGGTCGTGAAACATGCCCATTCTGCCGTAAATTTGCTAAAAAATTAAGTGGCTTGACTAGTAAAATTAACACAACTATTTACTATGTGGATAGTGCTGATTTTTCAGATAACTCTCTTAACTCATTTAGAGAAAAATATAATATTGTAACTGTACCAGGATTTATTGTTAGTAAAAATAGAGAAATAGAAGTTCGTTGCGATTCTTCAATTCCAGAGGACGAAATATTAGATCTGTTAAAATAA
- a CDS encoding HAD-IA family hydrolase produces the protein MIKAILFDFDGVLTTDATGSLSICNYICKKTGLDIEKFENEYYKYNDDLLYGKINHEEIWEKLCKELNSKIDINILYESFINTPIDVQMIAFIDELKQQNYKIGMVTDNKKDRIDDIVKYYDWNKIFDSITVSAEIGSGKDYNEIFVKTIECLNVSADECVFIDNQEKNLIIPKSMGMTVVYFDHEKRNYEKLIKEFKNLSINIT, from the coding sequence ATGATTAAAGCAATATTATTTGATTTTGATGGTGTACTAACGACTGATGCAACTGGTTCACTGTCGATATGTAATTACATTTGTAAGAAAACTGGCTTAGATATAGAAAAATTTGAAAACGAGTATTATAAATATAATGATGATCTTTTATACGGGAAAATTAATCATGAAGAAATATGGGAAAAATTGTGTAAAGAACTAAATTCTAAAATTGATATAAATATATTATATGAATCCTTTATAAATACCCCTATAGATGTGCAAATGATAGCATTTATAGATGAACTGAAACAGCAAAATTATAAAATTGGCATGGTTACTGATAACAAGAAAGACCGTATAGATGACATTGTCAAATACTATGATTGGAATAAAATATTTGATTCAATCACTGTTTCAGCCGAAATTGGTTCAGGAAAAGATTATAATGAAATTTTTGTAAAAACTATAGAGTGCTTGAATGTAAGTGCTGATGAATGTGTATTCATTGACAATCAAGAAAAGAACCTTATTATTCCTAAAAGCATGGGAATGACCGTTGTTTATTTTGACCATGAAAAAAGAAATTATGAAAAACTTATTAAAGAATTTAAAAATTTATCAATCAATATTACATAA